The following are from one region of the Pseudorasbora parva isolate DD20220531a chromosome 12, ASM2467924v1, whole genome shotgun sequence genome:
- the apcdd1l gene encoding protein APCDD1-like, with protein MAGERLIPLLKTNLMVFLMQVLSVMGSKLWEVPAGPLVPHANSTRLFWEPQCQAQLRHLQNEARITAPIPPKLEGHWVSSRCEVRPGPEFLTRSYTFYQSPTRLFTALQHYYSDSDCHIPTYSLVIRGKLRLRQASWITRGATEAEHHLHKVGMIIHSQKSIYHLATRLPSSCLGLKAGGHLVPHRFYELFNAKAEKDCLGALGFSMMELELLRVETHPHSHSRPAQELFLGDVHTDCSERVHHRPTGYQEPLQNAMHHIHPCPVCALVYRASEQHPPILPPSPSIPLDLNGNWVSQRCESRPSVLFLTRLFVFNEEQRTWEGSYQHYSDPMCRQPIFTLLASGHYAKVGQSIKVRGATELVFKVTRAKAIVFDRALLRELNSTQNGRCGQAGRWEVGVEQDITWTDGCEALGIRLPHKEYELFKMGVDHKGRPMLFNGERPTDGSSPDRPAKRPTSFQTPMVQCSTRVGVEPHYSSYSDHSTGPKISSANALHSSLILLSVLNAWCWKTHLF; from the exons ATGGCTGGGGAGAGACTCATTCCCCTTTTGAAGACAAATTTGATGGTATTTCTCATGCAAG TTTTGAGTGTGATGGGCAGTAAGTTGTGGGAAGTGCCCGCTGGCCCCCTCGTACCCCATGCCAACAGCACGAGACTGTTTTGGGAGCCACAGTGCCAGGCTCAGCTACGCCACCTACAGAATGAGGCAAGAATCACAGCCCCCATACCACCCAAACTGGAGGGCCACTGGGTGTCAAGCAG ATGCGAAGTGCGACCCGGTCCAGAATTCCTCACTCGATCATACACATTTTACCAAAGCCCCACACGTCTCTTCACGGCCCTCCAGCACTACTACTCTGACAGTGACTGCCACATCCCAACCTACTCTCTTGTGATCAGGGGTAAACTGCGGCTACGCCAGGCCTCATGGATCACCCGCGGAGCCACTGAAGCAGAGCACCACCTCCATAAAGTAGGGATGATCATTCACAGCCAAAAGTCCATCTATCATCTCGCGACCCGCCTACCCTCGTCCTGCCTGGGACTCAAAGCTGGAGGACACCTGGTGCCTCATCGCTTCTATGAACTCTTCAATGCCAAAGCAGAGAAAGACTGTCTGGGTGCACTTGGCTTCTCCATGATGGAACTGGAGTTGCTGCGGGTGGAGACCCATCCCCATTCTCACAGCAGGCCGGCTCAGGAGCTGTTCTTAGGGGACGTGCACACAGACTGCAGCGAAAGGGTGCACCATAGACCCACTGGTTATCAAGAGCCGCTACAGAACGCTATG CACCACATCCACCCATGCCCAGTGTGCGCTCTGGTATACCGTGCCTCTGAACAGCATCCACCCATTCTTCCCCCATCCCCCTCCATCCCTCTGGATCTAAATGGAAACTGGGTGAGCCAACGCTGCGAGTCCCGTCCATCCGTCCTCTTCCTTACTCGGCTTTTTGTTTTCAACGAGGAGCAACGCACTTGGGAGGGCAGCTACCAACATTACTCTGACCCAATGTGCCGCCAGCCCATCTTTACATTGTTGGCATCGGGTCATTATGCTAAAGTAGGGCAGTCCATTAAAGTACGCGGGGCCACTGAGCTCGTCTTCAAGGTGACACGGGCAAAAGCGATTGTGTTTGACCGTGCATTGTTGCGGGAGCTGAATTCAACGCAAAATGGAAGATGTGGACAGGCGGGCAGGTGGGAGGTGGGTGTCGAGCAAGACATAACCTGGACGGACGGTTGCGAAGCACTGGGAATACGACTTCCGCACAAAGAGTATGAGTTGTTTAAGATGGGGGTGGATCATAAAGGGCGACCCATGTTGTTCAATGGGGAAAGGCCCACAGATGGATCCAGCCCAGATCGACCTGCAAAAAGGCCGACATCCTTTCAGACACCAATGGTGCAATGCAGCACAAGGGTCGGGGTGGAGCCACACTACAGTTCCTACAGTGATCATTCAACAGGACCAAAGATAAGCTCTGCTAATGCACTGCACTCTTCATTGATTCTGCTGTCCGTTCTAAATGCATGGTGCTGGAAGACTCATCTTTTCTAA